The following proteins come from a genomic window of Diprion similis isolate iyDipSimi1 chromosome 8, iyDipSimi1.1, whole genome shotgun sequence:
- the LOC124409455 gene encoding zinc transporter ZIP9: MEQSTVLWMLALVMLFGSYLAGSLPLVVNLSEDKLQLVSVLGAGLLVGTALAVIIPEGVRALFNAGGNEAHQHGSGDLHSLIGITLVLGFIFMLLVDQCSTRNNGEGGKPTEKSLTATLGLVVHSAADGVALGAAATTSQADVEMIVFLAIMLHKAPAAFGLVSFLLHEGVDRKRIRKHLLVFSLAAPCLALITFFGIGKEGKETLSSVNATGLAMLFSAGTFLYVATVHVLPELMVRGSSTHSHLPTTEGGSIPVGGLKSKELLALVVGSLLPALITTGHHH; the protein is encoded by the exons ATGGAGCAAAGTACGGTTCTCTGGATGCTCGCACTGGTAATGTTATTCGGATCATATTTGGCCGGATCTTTACCTCTAGTTGTCAACTTGTCTGAG gACAAATTACAGCTTGTCTCAGTTCTGGGAGCTGGCCTACTTGTCGGAACAGCTTTAGCTGTTATTATTCCAGAAGGTGTGCGAGCTTTATTCAATGCTGGAGGTAACGAAGCCCATCAGCACGGCAGCG GTGATCTCCACAGCCTCATAGGTATAACGCTGGTACTAGGTTTTATATTCATGCTATTAGTGGATCAGTGTTCAACCAGAAATAATGGAGAAGGTGGTAAACCTACAGAGAAAAGCCTCACAGCTACATTAGGCCTAGTAGTTCATTCTGCAGCAGATGGTGTTGCATTAGGAGCTGCTGCTACCACGTCACAAGCTGACGTCGAGATGATAGTCTTTCTAGCTATTATGTTGCACAAG GCACCAGCAGCCTTCGGACTTGTATCTTTTCTATTACATGAAGGCGTGGATAGGAAAAGGATACGGAAGCATCTGCTAGTATTTTCTCTGGCAGCTCCTTGTCTTGCTCTAATTACTTTCTTTGGCATTGGAAAG gAGGGCAAAGAAACCTTAAGCAGTGTTAACGCGACAGGCTTAGCAATGTTGTTCAGTGCAGGGACATTCCTTTATGTAGCTACTGTTCACGTTTTGCCAGAATTAATGGTGAGAGGAAGTTCTACCCATTCGCATTTACCAACTACAGAGGGTGGATCGATCCCAGTGGGAGGACTCAAATCCAAAGAGTTATTGGCTCTCGTAGTTGGCTCATTATTACCAGCTCTGATTACAACAGGACATCATCACTGA
- the LOC124409459 gene encoding coiled-coil domain-containing protein 115 produces the protein MHGSVDEVCAALDKFTLQSLELMEEKVSVTLQIEEMLRDGHIELAKSRYIRGMENIGMLQVPTEAGQFESLFKVQKELNEESIPQFDVINRKYNDEGREIPDPIKWFGVLVPQNLRNAQKRFQAVAQLSGKCGNIRTEIISTTEKLDELKRIKKNMCK, from the coding sequence ATGCATGGAAGTGTAGATGAAGTATGCGCAGCTTTGGACAAATTTACGCTGCAAAGCTTAGAGTTGATGGAAGAGAAAGTGTCTGTGACGCTGCAGATTGAAGAAATGTTAAGAGATGGTCACATTGAATTAGCAAAGTCCCGATACATTCGGGGTATGGAAAACATTGGAATGCTACAAGTACCTACTGAAGCAGGCCAGTTTGAATCACTGTTCAAGGTTCAAAAAGAACTGAACGAGGAAAGTATTCCACAGTTTGATGTAAttaatagaaaatataatgaTGAAGGTAGAGAAATTCCAGATCCAATTAAGTGGTTCGGAGTTCTTGTTCCACAAAACCTGCGCAACGCACAAAAACGCTTTCAAGCAGTTGCGCAGCTGAGTGGTAAGTGCGGTAATATTCGTACAGAAATTATATCTACCACGGAAAAACTAGACGAGTTGAaacgcattaaaaaaaatatgtgcaaATGA
- the LOC124409457 gene encoding ferritin subunit isoform X1, translating into MNFIYGFLILLGCLSITPEVYSTCTINEARIDVKWVDMVGTCTKRLKDQVKLEISASMTYLAMSAYFARDSISRPGFSKFFSHAADEERDHAIKLIEYLLMRGDVTENFQELLAFPLKVSSMTWADGSAALKSALAKEVEVTTNIRSIIKHCENPGENMKNDYHLVDWLTGDFLDEQYKGQRDLAGKYTTLTKMMETYGPIGEFLFDKKLLNGEV; encoded by the exons ATGAATTTTATCTACGGATTTCTCATCCTTTTGGGTTGCCTCAGCATTACTCCTGAGGTTTACTCGACAT GTACAATTAACGAAGCACGGATCGATGTAAAATGGGTGGATATGGTTGGAACGTGTACCAAAAGACTGAAGGATCAGGTGAAACTAGAAATCTCTGCATCTATGACATATCTTGCTATG AGTGCTTACTTTGCACGCGACAGTATTAGCAGACCTGGATTCAGTAAGTTTTTCTCACATGCTGCGGATGAAGAACGTGATCATGCCATCAAACTTATTGAATATCTGTTAATGCGTGGTGACGTAACTGAGAACTTCCAAGAACTACTTGCATTCCCACTG AAAGTTTCTTCAATGACATGGGCTGATGGATCGGCAGCACTTAAAAGTGCCCTTGCAAAGGAAGTTGAGGTTACAACAAATATTCGAAGTATAATTAAACACTGTGAAAACCCGggtgaaaatatgaagaatGATTATCAT ttGGTAGATTGGCTTACTGGAGATTTCCTAGATGAGCAATACAAGGGGCAGCGTGATCTCGCTGGAAAATATACAACTCTTACAAAGATGATGGAAACTTATGGACCTAttggagaatttttgtttgataAGAAACTGCTTAACGGAGAAGTGTAA
- the LOC124409457 gene encoding ferritin subunit isoform X2, whose amino-acid sequence MVGTCTKRLKDQVKLEISASMTYLAMSAYFARDSISRPGFSKFFSHAADEERDHAIKLIEYLLMRGDVTENFQELLAFPLKVSSMTWADGSAALKSALAKEVEVTTNIRSIIKHCENPGENMKNDYHLVDWLTGDFLDEQYKGQRDLAGKYTTLTKMMETYGPIGEFLFDKKLLNGEV is encoded by the exons ATGGTTGGAACGTGTACCAAAAGACTGAAGGATCAGGTGAAACTAGAAATCTCTGCATCTATGACATATCTTGCTATG AGTGCTTACTTTGCACGCGACAGTATTAGCAGACCTGGATTCAGTAAGTTTTTCTCACATGCTGCGGATGAAGAACGTGATCATGCCATCAAACTTATTGAATATCTGTTAATGCGTGGTGACGTAACTGAGAACTTCCAAGAACTACTTGCATTCCCACTG AAAGTTTCTTCAATGACATGGGCTGATGGATCGGCAGCACTTAAAAGTGCCCTTGCAAAGGAAGTTGAGGTTACAACAAATATTCGAAGTATAATTAAACACTGTGAAAACCCGggtgaaaatatgaagaatGATTATCAT ttGGTAGATTGGCTTACTGGAGATTTCCTAGATGAGCAATACAAGGGGCAGCGTGATCTCGCTGGAAAATATACAACTCTTACAAAGATGATGGAAACTTATGGACCTAttggagaatttttgtttgataAGAAACTGCTTAACGGAGAAGTGTAA
- the LOC124409456 gene encoding yolk ferritin → MKVFVVLSTLMVAASATYCYKNVNEICDQSHYKSDVPLENCNATYGHFDKIRVKLEQYANAQIEASFKYLLMSSYFGNFMSNRDGFKGFYRKLSDEAWDDAKDLIKFITQRGGTMNFNNEAKFWSKDNEKVLQIKDNLAEFDSMSNVLDNYKKLADEALKIHAETAKHTEVDGSVAHYFEERFFSRQAKTVHTLAGYVNDLKRFFSDPDASLAVFLFDEYLQKSM, encoded by the exons ATGAAGGTTTTCGTGGTTCTTTCCACCTTGATGGTGGCTGCTTCAGCAACTTATTGTTACAAAAATGTCAATGAGATTTGTGACCAAAGTCATTACAAAA GTGATGTTCCATTGGAAAATTGTAATGCCACATATGGACACTTTGACAAAATACGTGTCAAGCTCGAACAATATGCCAATGCTCAGATTGAGGCGAGTTTCAAATACTTGCTGATGTCAAGTTACTTTGGGAATTTCATGAGTAATCGTGATGGATTCAAAGGTTTCTACAGAAAATTGTCTGACGAAGCATGGGATGACGCAAAagatttaatcaaatttatcaCTCAGCGTGGTGGAACTATGAACTTTAATAATGAAGCAAAGTTCTGGAGCAAAGATAACGAAAAG GTTTTGCAGATTAAAGACAATCTGGCCGAATTTGACAGTATGAGTAATGTTTTGGACAACTACAAGAAGTTGGCAGACGAAGCCTTGAAAATACATGCAGAAACTGCAAAGCATACTGAGGTAGATGGATCCGTTGCTCACTATTTTGAAGAAAGATTCTTCAGCCGGCAAGCAAAAACTGTGCACACCTTGGCTGGTTATGTTAATGATCTCAAGCGATTCTTTTCGGATCCCGATGCATCTCTTGCAGTATTCCTTTTCGATGAATATTTGCAGAAATCCATGTAA
- the LOC124408824 gene encoding leucine-rich repeat-containing protein 40-like isoform X2: MNSTGRSRSNYRALFKNRTQKDDDAELSESDIISARTSGQLNLSAKGLSSVPARVWRINELTNEELKKLDMTLDFDEGKERWWEHEALKILKLSSNSLTELDSRVQYLSELNVLDLHDNIIEVLPLEIGYLNKLRNLNLASNKIQTLPSSFYKLCELRFLDVGNNVLKELDPGIGDLVMLEHLNLSCNNLTTLPVGMGYLVRLVTLDLSHNMLKELPPDIMSMRALKKLDVSVNQLETVPPMGELRRIEVLMLHTNNLSTSPDTNGCTALRELHLGNNKISEIDVLSLESMGHLKTLILGNNKIEMIPEEIVQLCNLERLDLSNNNIVNIPSCICFMPNLQTLLIDGNNIRNIRRDVIQCGTSRVLRYLRESMSVQDLGSNMMYLPFSKTPGQLPDKYALKNGKSLSLANQNLGEIPDSIAQDAFEAEVTSIDLSKNQFKEFPESLFIVTTVKELKVACNRLQYLPDSVGDKFKHLQFMDISNNQLSSLPDSIAMLICLREINIAYNRFVNIPECIYDVPGLEILIANNNKIEKIDVMYLSKLKRLANLDLSNNNIGNVPPELGNLKQLKYLALSGNCFKQPRHTTISKSTEEILAYLRDRIST, from the exons ATGAATTCTACTGGTAGAAGTAGGTCTAATTACCGGGCATTGTTCAAAAATCGAACACAAAAAGATGATGATGCCGAATTATCCGAGAGTGATATAATTTCAGCCAGAACGAGTGGTCAATTGAATTTGTCAGCGAAGGGATTATCTTCCG TGCCGGCAAGAGTATGGCGTATAAACGAACTGACAAacgaagaattaaaaaagttgGATATGACACTAGATTTTGACGAAGGAAAGGAGCGATGGTGGGAACATGAggcattgaaaattttgaaattgagttCAAACAGCTTGACGGAACTTGACTCACGAGTGCAGTACCTGTCAGAGCTCAACGTCTTGGAT ttgcATGATAACATTATTGAAGTTTTGCCGCTTGAAATtggatatttgaataaattgagaaatttgaatttggctTCGAACAAAATACAGACTCTACCATCGAGCTTCTATAAGTTGTGTGAGCTCCGTTTCTTGGATGTTGGGAATAATGTATTGAAAGAACTTGATCCAGGCATTGGAGATCTAGTTATGTTGGAACATCTG AATCTATCGTGTAACAACTTAACAACCTTACCTGTTGGAATGGGGTACCTGGTACGTTTGGTCACTCTCGATTTAAGTCACAATATGCTCAAAGAGTTGCCTCCAGATATTATGAGTATGAGAG CACTGAAGAAGTTGGATGTAAGTGTTAATCAATTGGAAACTGTTCCGCCTATGGGTGAACTTCGCAGAATTGAAGTTCTTATGCTGCATACAAACAATCTCAGTACTTCACCAGATACAAATGGTTGCACGGCCTTGCGTGAACTCCATTTGGGTAATAACAAAATAAGT GAGATTGATGTGTTGAGTTTGGAAAGCATGGGGCATCTGAAAACACTCATTCTAGGAAACAACAAGATTGAAATGATCCCCGAAGAAATCGTGCAGCTGTGCAATCTGGAACGACTAGATTTGTCCAATAACAACATTGTTAA CATCCCTAGTTGCATATGTTTTATGCCCAATCTTCAAACATTGCTGATTGATGGGAATAACATTCGCAATATTAGACGTGACGTGATTCAATGCGGAACCTCTAGGGTTTTGCGTTATCTCAGGGAAAGTATGAGCGTTCAAGACCTGGGATCTAATATGATGTATTTGCCTTTTTCCAAAACTCCTGGTCAATTACCAGACAA GTATgctttgaaaaatggaaaatcctTAAGTTTGGCCAATCAAAATCTGGGTGAGATACCAGATTCGATAGCACAAGATGCATTTGAAGCTGAAGTAACGAGCATTGATTTAAGTAAAAATCAGTTCAAAGAATTCCCAGAGAGTTTATTCATAGTAACAACTGTTAAGGAACTAAAAGtagcgtgtaatcgcttgcagTATTTGCCCGACTCAGTTGGAGATAAGTTCAAGCACTTACAATTCATGGATATCAGTAATAATCAACTTTCTTCACTACCCGACAGTATCGCTATGCTAATTTGTTTGAGAGAAATCAATATAGCTTACAATAG GTTTGTCAATATTCCGGAGTGCATTTACGATGTTCCTGGATTAGAAATATTAATAGCCAACAATAACAAGATTGAGAAAATCGACGTCATGTATTTAAGCAAACTCAAAAGATTGGCGAACCTCGATCTTTCCAATAACAATATTGGAAATGTTCCACCGGAACTTGGAAATCTTAAGCAGCTAAA ATATTTGGCATTATCTGGAAATTGCTTCAAGCAACCTCGACATACGACGATCTCAAAAAGCACAGAAGAAATCCTTGCTTACCTTCGAGATCGAATTTCTACTTAA
- the LOC124408824 gene encoding leucine-rich repeat-containing protein 40-like isoform X1, whose translation MNSTGRSRSNYRALFKNRTQKDDDAELSESDIISARTSGQLNLSAKGLSSVPARVWRINELTNEELKKLDMTLDFDEGKERWWEHEALKILKLSSNSLTELDSRVQYLSELNVLDLHDNIIEVLPLEIGYLNKLRNLNLASNKIQTLPSSFYKLCELRFLDVGNNVLKELDPGIGDLVMLEHLNLSCNNLTTLPVGMGYLVRLVTLDLSHNMLKELPPDIMSMRALKKLDVSVNQLETVPPMGELRRIEVLMLHTNNLSTSPDTNGCTALRELHLGNNKISEIDVLSLESMGHLKTLILGNNKIEMIPEEIVQLCNLERLDLSNNNIVKVTCSIPSCICFMPNLQTLLIDGNNIRNIRRDVIQCGTSRVLRYLRESMSVQDLGSNMMYLPFSKTPGQLPDKYALKNGKSLSLANQNLGEIPDSIAQDAFEAEVTSIDLSKNQFKEFPESLFIVTTVKELKVACNRLQYLPDSVGDKFKHLQFMDISNNQLSSLPDSIAMLICLREINIAYNRFVNIPECIYDVPGLEILIANNNKIEKIDVMYLSKLKRLANLDLSNNNIGNVPPELGNLKQLKYLALSGNCFKQPRHTTISKSTEEILAYLRDRIST comes from the exons ATGAATTCTACTGGTAGAAGTAGGTCTAATTACCGGGCATTGTTCAAAAATCGAACACAAAAAGATGATGATGCCGAATTATCCGAGAGTGATATAATTTCAGCCAGAACGAGTGGTCAATTGAATTTGTCAGCGAAGGGATTATCTTCCG TGCCGGCAAGAGTATGGCGTATAAACGAACTGACAAacgaagaattaaaaaagttgGATATGACACTAGATTTTGACGAAGGAAAGGAGCGATGGTGGGAACATGAggcattgaaaattttgaaattgagttCAAACAGCTTGACGGAACTTGACTCACGAGTGCAGTACCTGTCAGAGCTCAACGTCTTGGAT ttgcATGATAACATTATTGAAGTTTTGCCGCTTGAAATtggatatttgaataaattgagaaatttgaatttggctTCGAACAAAATACAGACTCTACCATCGAGCTTCTATAAGTTGTGTGAGCTCCGTTTCTTGGATGTTGGGAATAATGTATTGAAAGAACTTGATCCAGGCATTGGAGATCTAGTTATGTTGGAACATCTG AATCTATCGTGTAACAACTTAACAACCTTACCTGTTGGAATGGGGTACCTGGTACGTTTGGTCACTCTCGATTTAAGTCACAATATGCTCAAAGAGTTGCCTCCAGATATTATGAGTATGAGAG CACTGAAGAAGTTGGATGTAAGTGTTAATCAATTGGAAACTGTTCCGCCTATGGGTGAACTTCGCAGAATTGAAGTTCTTATGCTGCATACAAACAATCTCAGTACTTCACCAGATACAAATGGTTGCACGGCCTTGCGTGAACTCCATTTGGGTAATAACAAAATAAGT GAGATTGATGTGTTGAGTTTGGAAAGCATGGGGCATCTGAAAACACTCATTCTAGGAAACAACAAGATTGAAATGATCCCCGAAGAAATCGTGCAGCTGTGCAATCTGGAACGACTAGATTTGTCCAATAACAACATTGTTAA GGTTACTTGCAGCATCCCTAGTTGCATATGTTTTATGCCCAATCTTCAAACATTGCTGATTGATGGGAATAACATTCGCAATATTAGACGTGACGTGATTCAATGCGGAACCTCTAGGGTTTTGCGTTATCTCAGGGAAAGTATGAGCGTTCAAGACCTGGGATCTAATATGATGTATTTGCCTTTTTCCAAAACTCCTGGTCAATTACCAGACAA GTATgctttgaaaaatggaaaatcctTAAGTTTGGCCAATCAAAATCTGGGTGAGATACCAGATTCGATAGCACAAGATGCATTTGAAGCTGAAGTAACGAGCATTGATTTAAGTAAAAATCAGTTCAAAGAATTCCCAGAGAGTTTATTCATAGTAACAACTGTTAAGGAACTAAAAGtagcgtgtaatcgcttgcagTATTTGCCCGACTCAGTTGGAGATAAGTTCAAGCACTTACAATTCATGGATATCAGTAATAATCAACTTTCTTCACTACCCGACAGTATCGCTATGCTAATTTGTTTGAGAGAAATCAATATAGCTTACAATAG GTTTGTCAATATTCCGGAGTGCATTTACGATGTTCCTGGATTAGAAATATTAATAGCCAACAATAACAAGATTGAGAAAATCGACGTCATGTATTTAAGCAAACTCAAAAGATTGGCGAACCTCGATCTTTCCAATAACAATATTGGAAATGTTCCACCGGAACTTGGAAATCTTAAGCAGCTAAA ATATTTGGCATTATCTGGAAATTGCTTCAAGCAACCTCGACATACGACGATCTCAAAAAGCACAGAAGAAATCCTTGCTTACCTTCGAGATCGAATTTCTACTTAA
- the LOC124408825 gene encoding glycoprotein 3-alpha-L-fucosyltransferase A isoform X1, with amino-acid sequence MFTQLRGMAVGLMRFSLKRCFLYILCLTVALFFVLNVRQRDFWHPPRTDAVHAETSARTISDGPKMKQVWSTKKRVRPKSKGKEKIATEAVNSSALVNLLEISEVVWDPAHRPWYMKDGHRLPHPAPRFRRTGKRVARLWPEEDPMEDRITNQLMYVPPEYNKTSGEQKLKKILVTNGMGEAKPGREIFQKLGCPVDTCTILRSKPEEADLILFKDHVSHPGSRPQNQIWMLYFLECPYHTQTIKFPQINWTATYRRDSDIVAPYERWHYYDPKVTQIPQRINYAANKTRKVAWFVSNCHARNQRLQYARELGKYIPVDIYGACGSLRCPRSRAQTCFDMLDTDYKFYLAFENSNCKDYITEKFFVNGLGHNVLPIVMGARPEDYERSSPYRSYIHVDEFESPKELADYLHRLDKDDELYNSYFRWKGTGEFINTYFFCRVCAMLHDEYPAKSYSDVNVWWRGEGVCTQSSWRKHNAPSNAIGN; translated from the exons atgttTACACAACTTCGAGGAATGGCTGTCGGTCTGATGCGGTTTTCTTTGAAACGATGTTTTCTGTACATCTTATGTCTCACCGTGGCATTATTCTTCGTACTAAACGTTCGTCAGAGAGATTTTTGGCATCCCCCACGAACGGATGCTGTTCACGCGGAGACATCAGCGAGGACGATATCTGACGGGCCGAAG ATGAAACAGGTTTGGTCTACGAAGAAGAGAGTCCGTCCTAAGagcaaaggaaaagaaaagatagcAACAGAG GCGGTGAATTCGTCCGCGTTGGTCAATTTACTGGAAATATCAGAAGTCGTTTGGGATCCAGCCCACAGACCGTGGTACATGAAGGATGGCCACCGATTGCCACATCCGGCACCGAGATTTCGGCGTACTGGGAAACGCGTCGCTCGTCTCTGGCCCGAAGAAGATCCTATGGAAGATCGCATCACCAATCAG CTGATGTACGTACCTCCAGAGTACAACAAGACCAGTGGAGAgcagaaattgaagaaaatattggTGACCAATGGCATGGGCGAGGCCAAACCTGGCCGTGAAATATTCCAGAAGCTTGGCTGTCCCGTCGACACGTGTACGATTTTACGAAGTAAGCCTGAAGAGGCCGACTTGATCTTGTTCAAAGACCACGTCAGTCATCCCGGTTCCAGACCGCAGAACCAG ATATGGATGCTGTATTTTCTGGAGTGTCCTTACCACACGCAGACGATAAAGTTTCCTCAGATAAATTGGACGGCAACGTACAGAAGGGACAGCGACATAGTCGCTCCTTACGAAAGATGGCATTACTACGATCCGAAGGTCACTCAAATTCCACAACGCATCAATTACGCCGCCAACAAAACGAGAAAG GTTGCCTGGTTCGTGTCGAACTGTCACGCGCGAAATCAGAGGCTCCAGTACGCAAGGGAACTCGGCAAATACATTCCAGTTGACATATACGGGGCCTGCGGATCCTTGAGATGTCCACGGTCGAGGGCGCAGACATGCTTCGACATGCTGGACACGGACTACAAGTTCTACCTTGCTTTCGAGAATTCAAACTGCAAGGATTACATAAcggaaaaattcttcgtcaaCGGTCTTGG GCACAATGTCCTGCCGATCGTGATGGGTGCCAGACCGGAAGACTACGAGCGAAGCTCGCCGTACAGGTCGTACATCCACGTGGACGAGTTCGAGTCGCCTAAGGAGTTGGCGGACTACTTGCACCGTCTCGACAAGGACGACGAGCTCTACAATTCGTACTTCCGTTGGAAGGGTACCGGGGAATTTATAAATACGTATTTCTTCTGTCGCGTTTGCGCGATGCTGCACGATGAGTATCCGGCGAAATCGTACAGCGACGTGAACGTCTGGTGGCGAGGTGAAGGAGTCTGTACGCAGTCCTCCTGGCGGAAGCACAACGCGCCATCGAACGCGATTGGAAATTGA
- the LOC124408825 gene encoding glycoprotein 3-alpha-L-fucosyltransferase A isoform X2 produces MFTQLRGMAVGLMRFSLKRCFLYILCLTVALFFVLNVRQRDFWHPPRTDAVHAETSARTISDGPKAVNSSALVNLLEISEVVWDPAHRPWYMKDGHRLPHPAPRFRRTGKRVARLWPEEDPMEDRITNQLMYVPPEYNKTSGEQKLKKILVTNGMGEAKPGREIFQKLGCPVDTCTILRSKPEEADLILFKDHVSHPGSRPQNQIWMLYFLECPYHTQTIKFPQINWTATYRRDSDIVAPYERWHYYDPKVTQIPQRINYAANKTRKVAWFVSNCHARNQRLQYARELGKYIPVDIYGACGSLRCPRSRAQTCFDMLDTDYKFYLAFENSNCKDYITEKFFVNGLGHNVLPIVMGARPEDYERSSPYRSYIHVDEFESPKELADYLHRLDKDDELYNSYFRWKGTGEFINTYFFCRVCAMLHDEYPAKSYSDVNVWWRGEGVCTQSSWRKHNAPSNAIGN; encoded by the exons atgttTACACAACTTCGAGGAATGGCTGTCGGTCTGATGCGGTTTTCTTTGAAACGATGTTTTCTGTACATCTTATGTCTCACCGTGGCATTATTCTTCGTACTAAACGTTCGTCAGAGAGATTTTTGGCATCCCCCACGAACGGATGCTGTTCACGCGGAGACATCAGCGAGGACGATATCTGACGGGCCGAAG GCGGTGAATTCGTCCGCGTTGGTCAATTTACTGGAAATATCAGAAGTCGTTTGGGATCCAGCCCACAGACCGTGGTACATGAAGGATGGCCACCGATTGCCACATCCGGCACCGAGATTTCGGCGTACTGGGAAACGCGTCGCTCGTCTCTGGCCCGAAGAAGATCCTATGGAAGATCGCATCACCAATCAG CTGATGTACGTACCTCCAGAGTACAACAAGACCAGTGGAGAgcagaaattgaagaaaatattggTGACCAATGGCATGGGCGAGGCCAAACCTGGCCGTGAAATATTCCAGAAGCTTGGCTGTCCCGTCGACACGTGTACGATTTTACGAAGTAAGCCTGAAGAGGCCGACTTGATCTTGTTCAAAGACCACGTCAGTCATCCCGGTTCCAGACCGCAGAACCAG ATATGGATGCTGTATTTTCTGGAGTGTCCTTACCACACGCAGACGATAAAGTTTCCTCAGATAAATTGGACGGCAACGTACAGAAGGGACAGCGACATAGTCGCTCCTTACGAAAGATGGCATTACTACGATCCGAAGGTCACTCAAATTCCACAACGCATCAATTACGCCGCCAACAAAACGAGAAAG GTTGCCTGGTTCGTGTCGAACTGTCACGCGCGAAATCAGAGGCTCCAGTACGCAAGGGAACTCGGCAAATACATTCCAGTTGACATATACGGGGCCTGCGGATCCTTGAGATGTCCACGGTCGAGGGCGCAGACATGCTTCGACATGCTGGACACGGACTACAAGTTCTACCTTGCTTTCGAGAATTCAAACTGCAAGGATTACATAAcggaaaaattcttcgtcaaCGGTCTTGG GCACAATGTCCTGCCGATCGTGATGGGTGCCAGACCGGAAGACTACGAGCGAAGCTCGCCGTACAGGTCGTACATCCACGTGGACGAGTTCGAGTCGCCTAAGGAGTTGGCGGACTACTTGCACCGTCTCGACAAGGACGACGAGCTCTACAATTCGTACTTCCGTTGGAAGGGTACCGGGGAATTTATAAATACGTATTTCTTCTGTCGCGTTTGCGCGATGCTGCACGATGAGTATCCGGCGAAATCGTACAGCGACGTGAACGTCTGGTGGCGAGGTGAAGGAGTCTGTACGCAGTCCTCCTGGCGGAAGCACAACGCGCCATCGAACGCGATTGGAAATTGA